From the genome of Eucalyptus grandis isolate ANBG69807.140 chromosome 2, ASM1654582v1, whole genome shotgun sequence, one region includes:
- the LOC104435005 gene encoding disease resistance protein RPV1-like — MSSSELSQDEITMRNIVEPTIMQAFKHQPLLSLEKPHVVISGENTESLRWEGVAAVTETNMEVTSVSDSASSLAVNNGCLAAVTETTSMSSGYDYDVFLSFRGPDTHFGIVDSLYQRLRDAGIRTFIDNEELHIGEEFGPDLLKAIRHSKIAIPIFSKNYAISKWCLNELVEMMECRKTRRQMVMPIFYHVTPSDVRYQCGSYKEAFLSHEKKFDGNNISKWKAALKDVANLMGWVIRGDGVLVKTVVQKVIDELKMAYLLVTDCLIVVESHVKKIDTMMCGDSEDVRILGIHGMGGVGKTTLAKIIYNRLSHRFENRCFLSNVREASGRKDIERLQNQLLYDILKINLPNVSNADNGIKEIKQRLWGKKVLLLLDDVGKKSHLNELMGTLGGFGLGSRIIITSRNMDVFNVPEVCCTTYELSEMDFGQSLQLFCKHAFGRDHPSDEYAASSNEVVKMTGGLPLALEVIGSLLSGKGKDVWDVTLEKLEKVPNEEVTRKLKISYDALDKRQQRIFLDIACLFIGFDKRVVFHIWNDSELFPGEGLQTLQQMSLIKIGKDNKLWMHNQLRDFGRDIVHQKCNMQLEKQTILWNPKEASEVVIGKKGTEHTKALCLEFDDHLQQSFTNEELGRLSDLRYLEMRPVQDNWPTSGFPATSFPMNAPILSELRCLSWHNFPPVLTLTTFSMTNMVILDLSWSTLSESWDGWSHIKMARKLKVLNLTGCAHMHKTPDLSSNVNLEQLILESCGRLVQIDKSIGQLTQLVLLNLRFCRELCKLPEEMANLESLEELLIDCTSIREVPGLSVSNCGSIGNLTSLSRLSLENVEVSQPHLEIRALVKLEHLSLSGCKLLKKIPDSIWNLESLVVLNLSHTHIAELPKSLGNLKNLKILRMCGSSIRSIPSAIGMLEKLKEIDAEFCQCLEGTIPEDIVRLSSLEILKFSNTRICNIPKLPESLLSLHIGTNSMKRLPDLSNLINLTELNLEISQVPEFCLAEEDSTCVDMTELGRDPSPWWIGNLCNLESLKLSCDNITVLHRDIGLLSELKRLELLCFNLQILPRLPSSLLCLLIKSSRSLEISLDLSNFKELLELRIYSSAITDVHGLESLKNLQTLDLRALNTNEKLPDLSNLKKLNELHLGHSRNLIDLQSIQSLENLRNLKLINILQLEKLPNLSNLMELTELHLLQCHGLTEIQSFKGLEKLTVLKLGELPLLERLPDLSNLKKLTKLDLQQCHNLVKIQGRLDSLEDLCIYGCNSLVELPDPSSFKNLKSLQLRDCEMLRIDQVWVSKSDTFDTVFGSPRCLMMRRLGICVCQLGRHFFSPSLPS; from the exons ATGTCTTCTTCTGAACTGTCTCAAGATGAAATTACGATGCGAAATATTGTTGAACCCACAATAATGCAGGCCTTCAAACATCAACCATTATTGTCTTTGGAAAAGCCTCATGTTGTCATCTCAG GTGAGAACACGGAATCTCTGAGGTGGGAAGGAGTAGCAGCTGTGACAGAAACAAACATGGAGGTAACTTCTGTCAGTGACTCAGCATCCTCATTGGCTGTCAATAATGGCTGTTTAGCAGCTGTGACAGAAACAACCTCCATGTCATCTGGATATGACTATGAtgttttcttgagttttagagggccAGATACTCACTTTGGCATTGTAGATTCCCTCTATCAACGCTTGAGAGATGCTGGAATCCGCACATTTATAGACAATGAAGAGCTCCACATTGGAGAGGAGTTTGGTCCTGATTTGCTCAAAGCTATCAGGcattcaaaaattgcaattccCATCTTTTCCAAAAACTATGCCATTAGTAAATGGTGTCTTAATGAGTTAGTCGAAATGATGGAGTGTAGGAAAACAAGGAGACAGATGGTTATGCCCATTTTTTATCATGTTACTCCATCAGATGTCCGTTATCAATGTGGGTCTTATAAAGAAGCCTTTCTTtcacatgaaaagaaatttgatgGGAACAATATCAGTAAGTGGAAAGCTGCTCTCAAGGATGTTGCCAACCTAATGGGATGGGTCATCAG AGGCGATGGAGTACTGGTAAAGACAGTTGTCCAGAAGGTTATAGATGAGTTGAAAATGGCTTATCTGCTGGTAACCGACTGCTTGATTGTAGTTGAAAGTCATGTGAAGAAAATCGATACAATGATGTGTGGTGATTCAGAGGATGTAAGAATTCTTGGAATTCATGGTATGGGGGGTGTAGGAAAGACTACTCTTGCCAAAATAATCTACAACAGGCTTTCACATCGTTTTGAAAATCGTTGCTTTCTTTCTAATGTCAGAGAAGCTTCAGGGAGAAAGGACATCGAGCGTTTGCAGAATCAGCTACTCTATGATATCCTCAAAATAAACTTGCCCAATGTTAGTAATGCTGATAATGGAATCAAGGAAATAAAGCAAAGGTTGTGGGGCAAAAAGGTTCTGCTTCTACTTGATGATGTTGGTAAAAAGAGTCATTTGAATGAACTTATGGGAACACTAGGGGGGTTTGGTTTGGGAAGTAGGATAATTATCACCAGTAGAAACATGGATGTTTTCAATGTGCCTGAGGTCTGTTGTACTACTTATGAGCTTTCTGAAATGGACTTCGGtcaatctcttcaacttttttgCAAACATGCTTTTGGAAGAGATCATCCTTCAGATGAGTATGCTGCTTCCTCCAATGAAGTGGTGAAAATGACCGGAGGACTTCCTCTTGCTCTTGAGGTTATAGGTTCGCTACTTTCGGGTAAGGGGAAAGATGTTTGGGATGTTACATTGGAGAAGTTGGAAAAGGTTCCAAATGAGGAAGTTACGAGAAAGTTGAAAATATCTTATGACGCTTTGGATAAACGTCAACAGCGGATTTTTCTGGATATAGCTTGTCTTTTTATTGGATTTGATAAAAGGGTTGTGTTTCACATATGGAATGATTCCGAACTCTTCCCAGGTGAAGGTCTTCAAACCCTTCAGCAGATGTCTttgataaaaattggaaaagacaATAAGCTATGGATGCACAatcagctaagagactttggtaGAGACATTGTTCACCAAAAATGTAACATGCAACTAGAGAAACAGACCATACTATGGAATCCTAAGGAAGCTTCTGAGGTTGTTATTGGAAAGAag GGAACAGAACACACAAAAGCTCTTTGTCTGGAGTTTGATGACCATTTGCAGCAGTCTTTTACTAATGAAGAGTTAGGGAGGCTATCAGATCTGAGATACCTAGAAATGAGGCCTGTCCAGGATAATTGGCCTACGAGTGGCTTTCCAGCAACTAGTTTCCCtatgaatgcacccatcctatCTGAGCTGAGATGCCTTTCATGGCATAATTTTCCTCCAGTACTTACATTGACTACTTTTTCCATGACGAACATGGTCATTCTTGATCTATCATGGAGTACGTTGTCAGAAAGTTGGGATGGTTGGAGTCATATAAAG ATGGCAAggaaattaaaagttttgaatttgACTGGTTGTGCACACATGCATAAAACTCCCGACTTATCTTCAAATGTAAATTTAGAGCAGTTGATTCTTGAAAGCTGTGGAAGATTGGTTCAGATTGACAAATCTATAGGGCAGTTGACGCAGTTAGTTCTTTTGAACTTAAGGTTCTGTCGTGAACTTTGCAAACTGCCAGAAGAGATGGCCAACTTAGAATCGCTGGAGGAACTTCTTATTGACTGCACTTCCATAAGAGAAGTCCCGGGGCTGTCAGTAAGTAACTGCGGTTCAATTGGTAACTTAACCTCTCTATCAAGGCTCTCTTTGGAAAATGTTGAAGTTTCTCAACCTCATCTAGAGATTAGAGCGCTTGTAAAGCTTGAACACTTGTCTCTGAGTGGGTGTAAGTTGCTCAAGAAAATTCCAGACtcaatttggaatttggaaTCACTAGTCGTGCTGAATCTGTCCCACACACATATTGCTGAGTTGCCCAAATCACTTGGgaacttgaaaaatttgaaaatactaAGGATGTGTGGTAGTTCCATAAGAAGTATACCCAGTGCAATTGGGATGTTGGAGAAGTTGAAAGAGATAGATGCAGAGTTCTGCCAATGTCTGGAGGGGACAATACCTGAAGATATTGTGAGATTATCATCTTTGGAGatcttgaaattttcaaatactAGAATATGTAACATCCCGAAGCTTCCCGAAAGCCTCCTCAGTTTGCATATTGGTACTAATTCGATGAAGAGACTTCCGGATCTCTCAAACCTGATAAATCTGACAGAGTTGAATTTGGAGATTTCTCAAGTTCCCGAGTTTTGTTTGGCTGAAGAGGATTCTACTTGTGTGGACATGACTGAGCTTGGACGGGATCCATCACCATGGTGGATTGGAAATTTATGCAATCTGGAGTCTCTAAAGTTGTCCTGTGACAACATAACTGTCCTCCATCGAGACATTGGTCTTCTCTCTGAACTCAAAAGACTTGAACTTCTTTGTTTTAACCTGCAGATTCTCCCTAGGCTTCCATCAAGTTTATTGTGCTTGCTTATTAAATCCTCCCGATCATTGGAAATATCGTTAGATCTATCAAATTTCAAGGAACTATTGGAGCTGAGGATCTATTCTTCTGCAATAACAGATGTCCATGGCCTTGAAAGTTTGAAGAATCTTCAAACTTTGGACCTTAGAGCATTGAATACAAATGAGAAATTACCTGACCTTTCAAACTTAAAGAAGCTCAATGAACTGCATTTGGGACACTCTCGTAATCTGATCGATCTTCAAAGTATTCAAAGCTTGGAAaatctgagaaatttgaagctCATCAATATTCTACAACTCGAGAAATTACCCAATCTTTCAAACTTGATGGAGCTAACTGAACTTCACCTGCTGCAGTGTCATGGTCTAACTGAGATTCAAAGCTTTAAGGGTTTGGAGAAGCTGACAGTGCTAAAGCTAGGTGAGCTCCCTCTGCTTGAGAGATTGCCTGATCTCTCGAACTTGAAGAAACTCACAAAACTTGATCTACAGCAGTGTCATAATCTTGTCAAGATTCAAGGAAGATTAGATTCGCTGGAAGACTTGTGCATCTATGGATGCAACTCTTTGGTTGAGTTGCCTGATCCTTCAAGCTTCAAGAATCTGAAATCTCTGCAATTGCGTGATTGTGAGATGCTGCGGATTGACCAGGTTTGGGTCTCGAAATCTGATACATTTGATACGGTATTTGGAAGTCCAAGATGTTTGATGATGAGAAGGTTAGGCATCTGTGTGTGTCAATTGGGTAGACATTTTTTCTCGCCATCTCTTCCTTCCTGA
- the LOC120290671 gene encoding probable inactive receptor kinase At2g26730, producing the protein MSGTLSDLWRRLGNKRRRASVSANPPNRPPGAARAEPEELTRAANKLVFLDPLAKEFDLEDLLRGSAEVLGKGTMGTSYKAVLEDGTTVVVKRLRDVALPVGEFRKTMIALGAMRHENLLPLMAYYYSRDEKILVFDYVPLGSLFGLLHGGVGSEKTRLSWEIRHGIALGAARAIEYLHAQGPNVFHGKIKSTNVLLTASYDPLVSDYGLTSIQAPPVGALKAADPQKDDVYSFGVLLVELLTGKPDGADLACLVKPTTRRHWTVYDFDPELGEYQNFQDELVGLMQVAMACASNLHQRRPSMSEVRRMIEDRQSQPLPEQVIEVNNDLSERTRNPPNGGVMEVADRVYGALEYFNNRGTCGKPSPEENVVAELTV; encoded by the exons ATGTCGGGAACTCTCAGTGATCTCTGGCGAAGGTTAGGTAACAAGAGGAGGAGAGCATCGGTATCGGCCAATCCGCCGAACAGGCCACCGGGAGCGGCTCGGGCCGAGCCGGAGGAACTGACACGCGCAGCTAACAAGCTGGTCTTCTTGGACCCTTTGGCGAAGGAGTTTGACTTGGAGGACTTGTTGAGGGGCAGTGCTGAGGTTTTGGGTAAAGGGACCATGGGGACGTCTTACAAGGCGGTCCTGGAGGACGGGACGACTGTGGTTGTGAAGAGGCTGAGGGATGTGGCCTTACCCGTGGGCGAATTCAGGAAGACGATGATTGCGTTGGGAGCGATGCGACACGAGAATCTACTCCCGCTGATGGCTTACTACTACAGTAGAGACGAGAAAATCCTGGTATTTGATTACGTGCCCCTGGGAAGCTTGTTTGGACTTTTACATGGAGGCGTAGGGTCGGAAAAGACCAGGCTAAGCTGGGAAATCAGGCACGGCATCGCTCTTGGAGCCGCCCGGGCCATAGAGTACTTGCACGCTCAAGGTCCCAATGTCTTCCATGGAAAAATCAAGTCAACCAATGTCCTCCTCACGGCATCCTATGATCCGCTAGTTTCCGATTATGGCCTGACCAGCATCCAGGCGCCTCCAGTAGGCGCATTGAAGGCCGCTGACCCCCAGAAGGACGATGTCTACAGCTTTGGGGTGTTGCTTGTGGAGCTTCTAACTGGGAAACCTGATGGGGCTGATCTTGCTTGTTTGGTTAAGCCCACAACTAGAAGGCACTGGACTGTTTATGATTTCGATCCTGAGCTGGGAGAATACCAGAATTTTCAGGATGAGTTAGTGGGACTGATGCAGGTGGCCATGGCTTGTGCATCCAACCTCCATCAGAGGCGGCCTTCCATGTCGGAAGTACGGAGGATGATTGAAGACCGGCAGTCACAGCCACTGCCTGAACAGGTCATCGAAGTGAACAATGATTTGTCTGAGAGGACACG GAACCCGCCCAATGGAGGGGTGATGGAAGTTGCTGACAGAGTCTATG GAGCACTGGAGTACTTCAACAATAGGGGGACTTGTGGAAAACCAAGTCCTGAAGAGAATGTAGTTGCAGAACTGACAGTATAG